The genomic stretch atatatatatatatatatttttttttattatgacCCATTTTACTCCTCAGCtcttaccatgatttcatttaagccggtcagcaagcatgttcgaggcaaatgaatgcacgtatagcaagtaggatgcatcaggatggtctttttatttcgggttcacctgtcttagacagacccaacccctgtgttgagtcccctaagtcaaatgcacgtgatgcaaataaacgttcctactagggatccggtacatggctgagttattctaagtgtaaccctgaggttgattgttctaaacctggcttacccaaacggacagtttgagccgaagcgggggcaacgtaccgggagcacgaaagtctgcccggcctagttacttgtcccaactccgtcttatttggtatgactttaacagaaaggtgggtcacgcgcacgtgtacaccataaattcagaagactcagaaagaagggtttcgtagcagttttatatacacaattcagataatattaaagcggtaaaagcatcatttagcacattaagcatatatcatgtaaaaatcagataataaataaagccaaataacaacaattattctaagctcgaattcttaaccctgaaccagtggttctgggttatgggtccccagcagagtcgccagagctgtcagacctcctttttccgcgcccgaggaggtgcaagggagttttttccaattaaaggacaatcgaaacgggattggtttatttatttcagagtcgccacttgggagatttagggtgtcccaagtcaccaattttaatcccgaatcgaggaaaagaatgactctatattacagtctgcgtaccagaaatccggataaggaattctgttaacccgggagaaggtgttaggcattcccgagttccgtggttctagcacggtcgctcaactgttatatttggcttatttatctgattttaaatacaatatgaacttatgtgcaaattttatctttcaaccgcttttatcatttactgttatttttatcaagaattgcaacgttataaaaatgtatctcgGACCgtgttacaatcaatgtacccgtggtcgtcgacacactttgactccgttgagatttggatttggatcacatcaatgtgcacccgagtttgaggaaattaaattattaaaggcgcgcctaaagcgactagcgtatttattttgagtaggaccgtggaattctactaaacggtccatcccgaagtctaagcaattttaaagcaaatatttactgagggccccgcaatttgtatttttatttggcgaggctcatctccttcttatttttaaaatgaatttgcaacgtcatggacacgcatctggaaccatgtcacaatcaatgtacccgtgattagaaacacatttcgactccgttgagaactggatttgggtcacataaatgtgcacccgagtttaagaaggtaagatttattaaggcgcgtcctaaagagtctaacgtattgttactttaggagggttgtgagatttgctaaacaacccgtcctggaaactaaatgcttcgataatatacatctaacaagggccccgcatctgcgcgttttgtttatttccgtcgaggctcatctcgttcttattttaaaaggatatcctatagcaactacgatTCTTGTCTtatttgtccttatcaattgaaaacagtagatagtcctaattaattacatactTGCAaattgtttgtaacaacattcagaaatgcttaaaatcagaaacgaggctgcaTGCACAGTCAaccgaacaaataatcacggacccaaatccagcccacgcgtgattggccagacctgggccactgcttgttcgatgcgagcctgcctggtctgttttgacccgggctcgacctCCGTGGGGTTGAGATTGTAAACCCTGTGTCCtttatcttaaaacatggttttaacagttatatatggcaatttattggaaaggagaGAAATTAATTTAcagtgtacgattttcatgcttggcatacattacaagcttatactacaccattgcactaaatctgagatacaacctactgcctaGGGCATAcccttatcaccatcctatatacacaatctaacattcctaccattcattgacagttattaggcctgaaggctatctccaGCATCCAAAACAAGCATAAAATTTTTCTACATTACAGGATATTTAAGGTAACAAACTATGTATAAAAACACCttcttcaggtctttcatttacattcatgctcaaatttctagctacatctgacagtgtattaggtgtgtacctgatatagaaaggaaaggaagaaaaggagtaatcagttgagtagtatgcaacaaacaacagcagcagcagacacacagcgacaacacagcaacaaccaacaaccacaagtatTTTCTACAGTCCACAGACAAACCGTAGTATTTCCAGAATAAAGAGAACCAACAAATAGtcgagcaatcccaggaaagggCAGAGAAACCACAGCAATAACAGAAAATTCAATGCAACACCACCAGTTCAGCTACTATAAACGACTCAGTCACTGCAAACAACaaaacttggccaagacagcttgacaaAAAtccactcttatacaactttcagacagtgtttggttgcaatgtCTTACTGAAACTCtcttatgttttcagtctttttctttaaactcacaaaacCTTTCTTAAGACTTAAAGATTCCAGCTTCCAGACTTAAAATTCCAGCCCCCTCTTCAGTTCTTAAagggcctatttataagccaaatgactcagtgcagctaggctgcccCCCCTCtatttgcagactgcccatactcttttaagcccatgcctaagcatcttttggtgccagccctttgttccccacgcctggttttgtttaatcaagagttatgggctcattttattattcattttaagccccatgctcttatgtcttgttccccatttgtttaatcttaattagtaccctattTGTCAGTTCATTTAAACTATCTTTTCtgtccttttcaaaccccagaatacccttgctagcccttgattatcactgccctgcccattgcagtatcagggcatttttgaacttctgaaagttcaatttcaggATTGCCCTAATctgattcttttaattgttttttccacaacaatgtagttacaaactaccATTCATAGATAATGTCCGACACTCAAATCACAACACGGGTTCATGCAGTCAAGTGAGGTTGTACATATTTAGAATATtcgaacattcagtcgtaggaaattaatcgacgacatttatcaggtcgactatactaattataataggtaataatcagtcgctcatataaacaatacgttcagggacctaaagggcatcagacaacttttgttcaattattggggcctatatgaattaactcatttgacgactcaTTTGACGATCACGTTTATCATGGGGTACATttagaacacaaacagaaaacaattgaccaaataagaggcctttgacagagatggaagaaacccgaatgaaaaaataacaaaaataacaaacaaacacaacgaaacatgctgacaacttaactaGAACTAAACAAGGGAAAGGtaaacttaccgaaaaagtttgaagttaaaatgacccaaatctgactcaacttcgaactcttgaggccgaacaaattttaaccagggtgttctcacatgagaacaccttggttaagatccattaaacctcaaacctttgttaagaccggccggattccaaggctattagtgttctaggtttcggatctccagatctgattttttaggagttgtgtgtagattcggaccaaaccaagcttggtttggtcacgaggagggtcaggggagtgtctggtatgaaggaggggtaatttggcataggtccgggttcgactcaaatcttcaaatgaagattcgagacgaaggaaagtgattcgaggtaCCAGGTTAGTGGATCCGTGTTCAGGGTGGCTGGATGCCTcaagggtgtgaagggggtggtcaccggcgtccgtgccgccggctttaatggcgaaggagactagggcggctgctagggttcgggggtttcaggtttgagtttggggacgatgaaggggggttcggatagggggcgtggggtgaagggttgagtttatatatgtgGAGGctgatcggatctgagccgttagatcagatgatctcaacggcttggatctgatggtgagaaatgagacggggtcgtttggtagttaaacggggtcgtttggtttaagtgaggggttgggtcaaaccggttattgggtcgggtttgaaaatgggttgctgaaaggggtcctgagccgttggatcgagaggttgaacggctcagatcagacgcatgatgcggcgtcgtttcgggaggtggtcagggcaggCCTGGTGTGAACCGGAtttgagtgctggtttgggcctgtttttgtcttatttttgggcccaaattgatttcaactcttttccttttgttttccaatttaaagaaaaaaatgaaaaataacaaaacaaataataaaacaaattaaaacaaataaccatgtagcacttcaacataattatcataccaaattaaaatgtttaagtgagttaaatcacaacccagaatgaacgatgcacatatatatattttgaactttcttttaatgacgcacatattttgtattttgtttgataatgattaaatgcaaaaatggacggacccacaaatgactagcaatacatgtcatgaaaaatttgtactgcggggtcatttgtcactattattttttgttttccttttggagtgattgctcgtgaagcaaaaatcacgtgcttacagtactcacgctacaccctacacctcgtgtgcagatccaagtgctTCTGGCCATGGCGGTTGCTGATTTGCAGAGTCTAGACCTTATGagattatcgaggtagctgcttggcgttcgcaAACCTTGATTCTCCTCCCTTATCTTTCATTTTGTTTTATTTAGTTTTACTTTCTAGACAATGTACCAGACTTCGTTATtttgtagatgctcatgtactcagtgacacccaaTTTTGGAAAGGATTTATGTATTGAGTTATgatttttcctttaattgagcTGCTTTTAGTATCTTTCAAAGATTTAGCGTGTTGGAAATGTCTAAGTAGTCAGCTTGGCTTGTACTaggataggcgccatcacgacaggttggttttggatcgtgacaatgtGAGATCCTCCTTTCCGTTAACAATGAAGATGTCAGAGAGGAAATTTTTGGATGGCTGATAGAGTGAACGGATTTGCTTGGTATGCTTTTTTATATATTGATGGAGGCAACTATGATAATGGTGGATGAGGTAGGTAGAATTCTTATAGCAATGGTAGTAGCAATGGTGGAGATGGTAGCGACACTTTGAGATTGAAGGAGACAAAAGCCAGAAATTTAAGGTGCTAATTTTCCTATATTAGCTTGCTATTTGGGCTGCCATAGCAATTTGAATGCTTGGAGTTGATTGTATAAATGATTGTGACAATGTGTATTGGAAGAAATTGTCAGTGCTTATTTGGAAGAAACTTTTTAGTTGTTCTTATTTTCTGTAGTAGTGAAAAAATTTGAAGAAGGAGAAGTGTGAAGATGAAGGTAAGTGGGGTCCACATAAAGTAaggttattttttaaaaaaaaactaaattttcAAGGCTTCACACGCTTAGATGTGAATATAAAACACATATTTTATCATGTCAATGTGAGGGGTTCACGAGATCACACTTCAATCAAGAAGACGTATCTAATTAGTAATCAGCTCAGTTAAAATATCTATCTCGTTATTGTAAATAACTTAAAAAGGTCATTTATCTATTTGGCCTTCGACATATTTATGACATGCACACACGCAGAGTAACAATATAGGTGCGTGTCTTACTCTTTCAGGTTAAACTCTAATTTGTTCTAAAATATTCAATATTTTAGGAATAAAGAAGCACTTACTATTATTTTTATGAACGCACCCTAACAGTTTCAATGAAGTGAATTTTATTTAAGTGTGATGTTTAAGATAGATAAAGAATAGTTCagataaatatttttatatttaaggttattaaatatttttataaatgAGTGtgtaaaaacctttaaaatataGATACATGAATAAAAGGtagtaaaaataatatatataacaaaaagtttaagttatatatacttgtaactttttatttatattattagGTTATCCAAGGAGAGGTGCCGTGGTGCATTTTATTTGCAGACGATATTGTTCTGATTAATGAGATGCGATGCAGTGTTAACGAGAGGTTAGAGATTTGCCGGCAGAtcctggagtctaaaggtttcgagTTGAGCAGGACTAATACAGAATACTCTTGTTCAGTGGTACGACTCAGGCTGTGGACGAAGAAGTGAGGCTCGACTCTCAAGTCATCCTTGGGAAAGAGAGTCTTAAATACCTTGGGTCTGTTATACAAGAGAATggagagatcgacgaggatgttacATATCATATTGGggcgggatggatgaaatggaggctcacTTCACGTATTTTGTGTGATGAGAATGTGCCACCTAAATTTAAAGGTAAGCGCGGTGGTCAGATCAACTATGTTATATGGGAtggagtgttggccagtcaataGCTCCCATGCCTAAAAGATGAAGGTGGctaaaatgaggatgttgagatggatgtgtgagAATACTAGGATAGATAGAATTAgaaatgaagttattcgggacaaGGTGGGTGTGGTCctgtggaggacaagatgcgagaGGCGAGACTTAGATAGTTCGGACATGTGAAGAGGAGATTCAtagatgcaccggtgaggaggtgtgagaggttgaccatGGAAGGCCTAAAGAGAGGTAGAGGTAAGCCGAATAAGTATTGGAGAGGGGTGAATAAACATGATATGGCATTGCTCCAgctcactgaggacatgaccaTGGATAGAAAGGTGTGGAGGTTGAGAATAAAGGTAACGGGTTAGGGTAAGTCACCTACCGTTGTCCTTGTCTGTAACAGTAGCTTTAATACATGAGTTagcgttatttatttattttcgtaTACCTTGATTTCTATATTTCTTGTCGTTGCTTTCATTCTAGCCTTCTGATTACAATACTCagttttagttttgtatttttgtatttttgcttggGTTTTCTAATTGGTGTACTTGCTGATGcccttcttttatttttcctaagtcgagggtctttcggaaacaattTCTTTGCCTTCTtgaaggtaggggtaagatctgcgtataTACTACCCCCAAGACTCCACTTGAATTACACTAGgtcaattgttattattattagaTTATCCAGAGGATATCTATATATAAGTCTCCTTAAAATATAAGATTGGTAATTTTTAAAATGAGACAAGTACCCCATCATGTCCATGTTTCCCACCCACATTATAGTGAGTCTTTGCTTGTTGAATCCATTAAGCTAATCAAAACATTTGAATATGTTATATCAAATGGTTTGATGTATTCTGTCTGAATGACTATATGCATTCATCTGGATTCGCTCCTAACGAGTAACGACCTATGTCATCTACACAATATTTATGTTGTATATGATATTTTTTTTCCTCTAGTAGATATATGGGCGAATGCAGCTTAGAAGTACCCGGTTTATCAGAACTACAAGTGACAAACGGGCAGatcgggtcggatatggttcaGATTGAAAACAGTAtgaaaaaatggataaattatccgatccgacccatatttaatacggatagaacgggttaaccggcggataatatgagtAATCATATTATCTATAACTTCTTGCAtgtgatcacttttgggagaattcttagtttCCCTAAATTGAAatcccaatttgaggctttacaaatataaaagttagaTCCATTGACCaatggttatccattttctaaatggataatatggatcttatccatatttgacccatttttaaaaaaatcattaTCCAACCTATTTCTTAGTGGATAATATgagtggttaactgttttcttttaaccattttgccatcTCTAATAAGAGCCTACTACATTTAATGTGTAGCATAAATTTAGGTACAAAAGtttattaaaattataacaaataataaatatgaactcatatttaaaaaataatatgttCGGTGCTAAAAACTTTAAAGTTAAACTCATAAAATATTAAATCCTAGATAGTGGACTTTTGTTTGTTATTATGACCATCATCAGGGTCTTTAGTTAATGTGGccttttgaaaattatttttcatgTATGGATGATGTACATGGGTCAAGAAAATAATATTGTATAGTCACTTTTAAAATGtcgaaaaatatgtatttttatatattatataaaaaataaattttatggCTTGGCCTGTTGGCTAAAAGTGATCTTTGACTTTTTATTTTGGGGTGCAAATTTAAGCAGTTTATTCGCTTTAATGATGGAATTCTGTCAAGCCTATTTTGACACAATCTATTTCCAACACATGTTAACTATGATACCTGAAGGACTGAAGTCGAGCAACTACTAAAAATTGAGGACTAAAACAATGTTTATATTTTCTCGTTAACTATTGACACCGCAAATAAACGAGCAAATCTCCGGTTCTCTCCACGAATATCCACCCGCTCCCGGTCGCCGCCGCACTCCTTTCCCTAAACCCCAAAACTCCGGCAGCAGCAGAGAGCAAATCAACACAAGAGAAGGTAACCCAATTGCAGAAGAAGTTAAAAGAATGGCCTCGTCAGCTGCTCTTCGAGATTTGCAGCGTGACCTAGAAAACAAAGCCAACGATCTTAGCAAACTTCAAAAAGGCATAATCTTTTCTTCCTTAATCCTCCTCCCTTTTGTTTTCTTACTAAAAGAAACTGTATCATTCATATATTAATTGCGATGTATTTACAGATATATCAAAGAACCACCAAATCAGAAAGAAGTACACTATTCAACTAGGTGAAAATGAGCTTGTTCTCAaggtattattattattattttattattcatATGCTTATTTGGGTGTGTTTGGTTTTTGCAATATTTGGGATATTGAGACAATTTTTTTTTGAGTTGGGTGTGTAGGAATTGGATCTATTGAATGAAGATGCGAATGTTTACAAGTTGATAGGGCCAGTGCTTGTGAAGCAGGACTTGGCTGAGGCAAGAGCCAATGTCAAAAAGCGAATTGAATACATTTCTGCTGAACTGTATGTCATTCATTTTGATTTaagactttttttctttttgggcaATTGGTGGTTTCTGAATGTGCTTTGATGATTGTAATGTTGCTTTCTTGAGCAAGTATATAAGATTGTTGTTTCTTGGAAGAGGTTTTGTATGCTCAATTAATAGGTTTTCGAAAAATTAAAATAGTTTAAGAAATAGTTGAATGGACTAATGTGATAAGTGATGATTCATATAGCTAACCCCAGCTTGTTTGGGACTAAGGCGTAGCAGTTGTTGTTGTAAAGTAGTTCTTACTAATTCTTCAATCAGTAAAAGAATCGCAAGGGCTTATGCAAAATCTTTTTATTAAAGTTTTAGGAATTTCTTAATAATACTAATTTAATACCCTCTTTCATTTGACATTGTCCATGATATTTTGACTCAATGTGCTTCTTATATATCTAAGCCTTTGTACCTAAGTTGATGGTCTTCTATATGGGTTTTATTGGCTGTAATATTGCTGGACCGAGGTCCAGTAAAGAAATAGAACCGACATAGTCCATTAAGCAGATTATGTGAAATATGATTGGGATTTGCTCTAGTTGCCATAGCATATCAGATCTTTTTATTGGAAGTAGAACTACAAATATATATAGTTTCAGAACAGAAACAGTGATGTGCTTTTAGGACTAAATTCAAATTCCCTGTATTAGAGGCGCTGAAGAACTAATGACGGGGGTGAAATTGTAGAACACGATATCTTGTAGCAAAGTAAAACTGTTTAGGTTGCTGTTGTGGGTTATGGCAGTCTAAATTTGCTATGGCAATGAACAGTTGTAGCTGATATGCTAAAGGGTGTTTTGAGAATCAACCAGACCATGATGTTTTATACTATTTGTTAAcatttgaaaaagaatagttcaaTCTGTAACATAATTCATCTACTTTCTTAATCTCTAAATGTTGTTCTCAATtataggagtagagtgaaagtgattgaCAAAAGGTTTTAGTGAAAAACTGTATAAAATGAAGGTTGTTCGAAGGTAATTTAGTAAAACACAaagactgtttgaaaagagattgaagaaatgaacagaagtccaaacacaacaccttaGGACAGGTTCATACACATCCA from Nicotiana sylvestris chromosome 12, ASM39365v2, whole genome shotgun sequence encodes the following:
- the LOC104238795 gene encoding prefoldin subunit 6, which gives rise to MASSAALRDLQRDLENKANDLSKLQKDISKNHQIRKKYTIQLGENELVLKELDLLNEDANVYKLIGPVLVKQDLAEARANVKKRIEYISAELKRLDSTLQDLEEKQNSKKETILKLQQKIQSLQAGKGKA